The genomic window GGACACTTCTCTCTGAGTTATGTGATAAAAAGtggggttttttttattattttaattcactATTCTAGAATGATTAAAatgacattttcaaaaaaaaaatgtctaTGGCCTTCTTTGATAATATCCCACTTTTTTTTATTAGCGATAATATCCCACTTAAGAAATAGATTTGCGTGCCAAAACCTACTGGCCTCTTTGATAATCATGAAATTGAAACCATCTATCAACTAATATTGTTGTTTCCCGCTGTCTTGGTTCTCTAGAAAAGGTAAACCATTCTCTGCCTTCGAAGTATCTCCAGTATGGGGCAAGGCAGAATCTATATAGCTTTCTCACCCCTTTTTCTTGTTCCTCAATTTTATCTCTGCCTATGACTGCTTCAAATTTCAGCTCTAGTCCCCAAAATAACTAACAACAGAAACAATTATGTTTCCGTTGTTTTGGTAATTGCTCcctcctcttctttttttcttctgtttTCTCCCACGTCTTTGTTTTCCCACCGAAATCACATCGGGACAAGCAACTGCCATAACTACCGATCATCACAACGCTACATGGCATAATTTTACCCGCTTTAAAGATGCCGAGAAGGGTAGCCACATCAGCGGCATAGCAGAACTCAAGAAATATTTTCAATGATTTGGCTACTCATCGATTCCTGACAATCAAAATGACAACTTCACTGACATTTTTGATGCTCAATTCGAATCCGCCGTGGTTTTGTACCAACAAAAGTTTGGGTTATCGATAACTAGAAAGCTCGATTCCGAAACGATATCGACAATCATGTCCTCAAGGTGCGGCGTTTCTGACACCGGTCTGACAATCCATGCGACAAAACATTTTGCCTATTTTTATGGAAGGCCGAGGTGGGATCGTGGGTCGTCCATGACTTTAACGTACGCTTTTTCGTCTGTGGATATGATCGATTACATAAGCTTACCAAAAATCAAAACAGTGTTTAAGCGCTCGTTCTCTAAGTGGGCTTCGGTGATTCCGGTAAACTTCACGGAAATAGACAATTACCCATTGGCGAATATTAGAATCGGGTTTTTCAAGGGCAATCACGGTGACGGTCAACCATTCGACGGGGTTTTAGGAGTGTTAGCTCATGCTTTTTCACCAGAGAATGGAAGGTTCCACTTGGATAAAGATGAAACGTGGGCCGTTGATTTCGAGAAAGTGAAATCAAAGGCGGCTGTCAACTTAGAATTAGTGGTGACACATGAGATTGGCCATATACTCGGGTTGGCCCACAGTTCGGTCAAAGAAGCCGTGATGTATCCAAGCTTGAAGTCACGTAGTAAAAAAGTGAATCTTAAACTTGACGATGTAGAAGGTGGTCAATCATTATACGGATCAAATCCTAACTTCAAATTCAGTTCtttgttggattttgaaaatttttacaacAAAAACAATTAGCCTCAATCCTAGATCATGTAGTTGGACATTTTCTTCAGCAATGGTAGTTATTTTCCTGCTTTTGATGATAACATAAGAGCCTTCTTTTTTGAACTCCTTTAAAAAATTCTTTATAGTATTATTTATGTGTGAAGAAAAAGTTGTTCACacccaaagaaagaaaaagaattggAGCAATTCTTTCATTTGTATTAGGGTGAATGACATTTCAAGAATCTTACTTGAAATCATGGCATAAAAGGCAATACTATGGGGTGACATGGAGGGGTGAAAAATGAAAATACTCCTCAAAAACCCAATAAAACTTAAAAGTCTTCTGTTTcaataattaatgaattaaattaattatgatttgGTTGAATATTGTAAcattaatgaattaaattaattatgatttgGTTGAATATTGTAACCTCCTCAAAGAAACTACTAAGTGGGGACATCTTGCCGAATGGACAACTTTGATTCATCATCCCGTTTTTAGTTTTTATACAATTCTAAAATTCCCATTCATCGTGACATCATCAACGCCTGCTTCTAAACTAGTTTATCTTCCATccctaaatattttattaataaaacaacCCCATTAATTGAACATCAATTAGAAAACGAAAATAAGTTAATTAAGAAATTTAAAAGTGCCCctcaattgtttttaaaattataaatgaattagcagtttattgaaatttatatttaaattttcaataattattaattttaaatgatataattacttatttagttcttcaattttataaaaaaattgttttaatcaGTCATTTAAAATTTTCCCTCTTGGATTATTTGCATCTTaacttttttatcttttttgaagtaatttaacaaacaatacaaattcaaaaactaaaaaaataaataattaaaattactttttaataaaattagaaaaccaaataaattattataccattttaaattcaattcatgaataatttctatccgttataaataataataatggaaaccAACCCTTCAACATAGATAAAATTCCCTTAGGCATTTGTTAGGTGGTAGATTGTAGCTGTTCCAAACATTGACCTAAATTTTATATAgttctaataaataaataaaacaattaatcaGGTATGTAACTTAAGATGTAtgtatattttgatttaatgtttatttttatttataatctcttatattttaaatcgaaaaaataaatatgtattcaATTTTGAATCATATTAATTATtgtaataacaataattatatatatatatcatctgaTTTTTTTACAGAGGCCAAAAGAGGATCAATTAATTGgagatattttttatgtttaccTTGGTTCTACCATGGAATCAACCAAAACAGCTTTTCTTCCAAAGAAACAGGTTCGAAAGGGAAATGCAAgaggtctttttttttttttttgtctaatctTGCTTTCAAATCCCTGTACTcttcaaattattaaaattcacTTTTTCCATTtgctaattaaaaataaaattttaattgataacattgttaacaatttttattaaatatgaatatttttatcagttaaattttaatttttaaataaaaaatccaaTATTAAAATATCACGTATCCAAATTTAATAAAAGTTTGATGAGAATATTATCATTTGGACTTTAATTTTCAAATAGGACAAGGGAataaatttccaaaaataaaagcAACGACTAAAATTAAAAGCTCATTCAGTACAAAGATTGGAgacataattaaacattaaagaaATGGTATTTTATAATGAATTAGTGCACCCATTTATCATGATAAACTTCGTTGCATTTCTGAAAGCGAAACAATGGAAGACTTTGGCCTTAAATGTCGTTttatataaaactataataattaACCAATcatctaacttgaaaattttgttcattttaacATCTACATTTGAATTCTTTCATTATTTGCAAACTACGACCAGtttgtaaaatattaataataaggcTGAAATTGAAATGATAATGTAGGAAGGATTGGGTGATTACAACAGAATTGTTGAAAGGGCAATGCTATGGTTGGGTTGCCAACAGTGGAGGAGACTTGAATGGAAAACTTTCAATTTTCTCGTTTTCGTTGTTAGACGGCAAAATATCAAATTTGGTAATTAAAGCTAACCCCAAAAGTTCTTCCCCAACACATTCTTAATATATCTTTAAATCATACAAACCCTAACCTAAATTCTACTTTTTAGATATATGCTTTTTCAATGAAAAAAAGACAAACAAAATTGTATTCAAGTTTTCGATTAATATCCATATAGTATATTTCTTATAAAAAACAAATGAATAATAAGAAaaacttgtaaatttaatttaaccGATTTGTGTAATCACTCGAGTTTGATGAGTGATGGGCTGAAATTCCTATCCTCCTGCTTCAGAAATTTCTATGTCGATGCTTAGCATCTCCAACTCTtgaattttcatgtttttaaggCAAAACTGCCTAACCTTGTGTAATCGATGGAACACGAAAACACGCAATCGAAGAACTTGAGTCACCAAGAATTGTCTTGTAATAAAAGTTAGAACTTGGAACAATAGAAAACCTTATTGGAAAGTGATTTGAAAAAGAACTAATGCTGAAATCAGCCATTTGGTCAACAAACAACAAgaataaaaatttcaatcaaaCTAATTTAAGAATTTTAAGCATATCCCCCTCTTCAATCCCACCCAAAAAAACGTGTATTCATATCAGATAccgaaaaatattaattaaaaaattaattagaaaccCAAGCAGTGGTTAATCCACCATTCTCTGCCTTCAAAAGTCAGTATCTCCAGGAAGGGGGCACGGCAGAATCTATTTAGCTTTCTCACTCCTTTTTCTTGTTCCTCACTCTTATCTCTGCCTATGGTTGCTTCAAATTTCAGCTCTAATCCCAAAAATAACTAACAGAAACAACTATGCTACCGTTGTTTGGTTATTGTTCCTTTCTCTCCTTCGTTCTTCTTCTCCTCTGTTTTTTCCCACGTTTTTGTTCTCCTGCTAGAATCACACCAGGACAAGTAACTGTCATAACTATCGATGATCAAAACGCTACCTGGTATAATTTTACTCGCTTTAAAGACGCTGAGAAAGGTTGCCACATCAGCGGCATGTCGGAACTCAAAAAATATTTCCAGCGGTTCGGCTACTTATCGATTCCCAACAATCAAAAGGATAACTTCACTGACGTTTTCGATGCTCAATTTGAATCCGCCGTGATTTTGTACCAACAAAAGTTTGGGTTACCGCTAACCGGAAAGCTCGATTCCGAAACGATATCAACAATCATGTCCCCAAGGTGCGGTGTTTCCGACACCGAATTGACAATCCATGCGATGAAACATTTTGCCTATTTTTACGGAAGGCCGAGGTGGGACCGTGGGTCGTCCATGACTTTAACATACGCGTTTTCGCCTACCGACATGATCGATTACATAAGCTTACCGGAAATCAAAACAGTATTTAAGCGCTCGTTCTCGAGATGGGCTTCGGTGATTCCAGTGAACTTCACGGAGATAGACGATTATCCATCAGCTAATATCAAAATCGGGTTTTTCAAGGGCGACCACGGTGACGGTCAACCGTTTGATGGGGTTTTAGGAGTGTTAGCTCATGCTTTTTCACCAGAGAACGGGAGGTTCCACTTGGACGAAGATGAAACGTGGGCCATTGATTTCGAGAAAGTGAAATCAAAGAAGGCTATTGACTTAGAATCAGTGGCTACACATGAGATTGGCCATATACTCGGGTTGGCCCATAGTTCGATCAAGGAAGCCGTGATGTATCCGAGCTTGAAGCCACGTAGTAAAAAAGTGAATCTTAAACTCAATGATGTAGAAGGTGTTCAAGTATTGTACGGATCAAACCCTAACTTCAAATACAGTTCTTTGTTGGCGTATGAAAATTCTTACAACAAAGCAATTAACCTCAATCAAAGATCTTGTAGTTGGACATTTTCAATAGTAGTGgtagttttttttattcttttcatgaTTACATAAGAGCCTTCTTTTTTGAGCTCTTTTATTTATGTGTGAAGAAAAAATTGCTcacacccaaaaaaaaaaaactgaaacaaTCTTTGGTTTGTATAAGGATGTAATATATttgtgaataatttttttattatatttagtggtgttatatatgtatatattattatattttgatttttcttcttaGAAAAGGTGCACTAACTTTTCGAAGCAGGAGATGATAAGAAAGACAAAACTCCGGACCATTCATTTTGGACTTGAAAGGTTAGGATGGAATCcgaaaagagaaacaaaaatatatttatgtataatatttatatattaagaataaatatGGAAATAGGATTATTTGGTGGATAactgattattttattttattttggaaggATTATATAACgaggaaattaaaaatatatattaatttttttcatatattagaaaaacaaaacaaGTTTGTTTTACTTTGGTTGGACATTTTGAACGCTTAAGTCCCGACAAACATTTGGACCTTCAGGTTTTTTCCTTTACGAAGAAAAAAGAAGGTTTCGACGGTTTGACTCATGTACAAAGATGAAAGCCCGCGTTAAGTTGGGAGTTAGCAAacaaattatttcttttttttattaacacCTTTACTTTTTAATGGTATAAATAATCTTAGGTCCCTGCTAGTCTTTAAATTAGACAAATTGGCCTCTCTTGAAGAAATGAGTAATTTAGATTTTAGTCCATGTTACATTTGGGCTTTAATtgttgtaatttaatttggtattatttaatttttttattttataatattattaattagtctaaataattaacttgattaaaatttgtatgttaatttttattaaaaataacattttcagCTCGAAATAAATACATGTTAATATTGATGTTTAAAACTATCCGAGCTACGCGTGACAGTTTGAGGGTGCATTTGATGCTCGTTCAAACAAGCCCCCACTATTATTGGGGTCCTCCAAATGGATAAGTAGCTTGATCTTCACCACATTGTAGATGACTTAACTATTGTTAACTAACTCAACTGtagtattttgaaattttctttttaccttttgttgaagAGACTCATAAATTTTGTACGAAGTTTAATtgtgtttctttttattttgctcATTGATAGGGTCAATGGTGTTGTGCATAGATTGGTCCCATTGTTCATGGATGAGAATGTTGATCTTTCATTTGGTTTGATTATCAAGATATTATCCACCAATCTGTGTTAAATGATGTTGTAAtttgctttattaatattttaccCTTACAAACTTTACTTCTAAAAAAACACatgtaaatataattaataaaagaaaCATAATTTAATCCGGTTATTTAAAACGGCTTTGAAAAATCCAAACCATAATTTGATTCGATTATAgtacttaaaataatatttaaagaaaaaaaaggaaaataagaattTAAATTATGACTTGGACCATTTGGTTAAAGTTGTACCGGGCAAGCTGTGTGGATTTTATAAGCAAGGTTAAGATAAAGGCTGTAAGATATTAGGCTAATCTCATTGTTTTGATCATCGTTCTTCACTGTTTTTGGGCGGATAAGGTTTCATTTGATGGTGTATTTATATGTGGttaacataaaaataatgatgatagtAAGATAAAatattgtagcgtgagacaaaaagaaaGATAAACATATCACATTGAAAGTAATCACTCATTCAAAGAGGCCCTAAGTTTTCTCTAGGGCATGGTAAAAAAATAGTTTTCTATCGGGTTCTTGCATACGTAGGCTTTTGAACTGCCAAGAAAATGACgtcatatatattatgtttttttatttatctttatagTTATAGATTTAATCTATGtattataattaatcaaatttaatctctgtattttttgaattgattaattttagtttttaaactttttaaaatttgaattttaagtcTTATCCAAAtgtaacaattaaatttatttggtcAAACTTTGCTATTAATCTTGTATTGTGTGcaaaagttgtagatttaatttATGTtctccaattagatcattcttaatgtctatacttttcgaatttcaaatttttagtcTTAATGCAAAATGACAACAATCAAatctattaatagattttttgtGACTAATATGCGAAAATAACAAGCTGACATGATATTACAtatgtgataatttatttttcatatcaaattctgaaaattacaaaatttaaccAATTGATTATAATTGAAACTTCGAAATTCGAAAAGGTACAAaactaaaaatgactaaattaaagtatagggattaaatatACAACTTACATATAAAACATGGAttgataacaaaatttaacctatATACTACGATATAcgtatattgaaattttttactttaataattattattggaGAGAAAAAGGTAAAGTCATGATGTGGAGATATGAAATATCtgattgttttttcttttcaaaagggGTCAATTTTTGGGTGTAAATACGTTAAAATAGAGACTTTCAAGTAATTATAGTAGTATAAAAAATGGTGAAGTTGACAGTGAAAAAGCAATACTATCGGGTGACATGGAGGGCCACTTAACATTGCTCTCCTCAAAAACCCAAAAATGAAAAGTCTTCTGTTTgaataattaatgaattaaaattaatcatgATTTGGTTGAATGCTGTAACCTCCTCAAAGAAACTACTAAGTGGGGACACCTTGCCAAATGGATAACTTTGATTCATCATCCAATTTTAGCTTTTATAAATTCTCAAATTCCCATTCATCATGACATCATCGACGCCCGCTTCTGGagttgtttattttcttaatgcttttcttttaaaaaataactccATTAATTGAACATCaattagaaaatgaaaataagttaattaaaaaattaaaagtacccctgattttttttaagtataaatgAATTAGCAGTTGATTGAATCATAAAAGGAGtattaaataatttatgtttaaaattctaattaatattaattttaaataatataattatttatatgaccattcaattttataaaaaatttattttaatcattcgtttaatttttcgtctcttaAGGTTTTTATTAAATCACTCAAAATTAGAGTTGAGTATTTGATCGAGTCAAGTCGaattgagtcaaaaaatttcgagttagtcgagttgacgaatcttattttagcaaccaaactcaatttgaattttttttaatcaaatcgaATTGAGTCAAAATTTCGAGttgagtcgagttaacgaatcttattatttatacttaatgttacATTTACATGGaccaattatttaactagtagacggaGTACATACTTTTAGATTAAATTTGataaaggaaaaagggaaagtgAGACGATTCGGGAAGGAAAGTAAGACTActgggtaaacatttatcaaaacaacgtagttttgcctttttttatttggattttcgaATAACTTGAATTAAATGTGAGCGTTCGgtcaaatcgagtgaaattgttcgagttaaactagaaaaattaataatgtcaaattaaaatcttgttataatataactatttctattttatagagcacataaatttaaaaccatatatatttgaaaacttttttaaggcataataataataagatattttagtatgataaactttaatcattaatcacttatttagattccaaaattattattttataaaaattttaaatttttaaaatttcaaatttttttatatattttttaaaaatatttataatttttttaaaagcataaattttataaatattttgaattttaaaattattttcaaattttgaaaattattttgattatttttaatttttgttaagagagagaccaatttactcattttcaaaattgatagggaccaAAAGGATATTTATACTAatctattattcaaattattcgagttactTGAGTTgtaaaaattcaactcgactctaACTTGAAATCCGAAATTTCTTATTTGAGttgactcaaataattcgaataaataattcgaataacttgaataacttgattcaattaactcgaaatt from Gossypium hirsutum isolate 1008001.06 chromosome D12, Gossypium_hirsutum_v2.1, whole genome shotgun sequence includes these protein-coding regions:
- the LOC107947648 gene encoding metalloendoproteinase 4-MMP — protein: MSSRCGVSDTGLTIHATKHFAYFYGRPRWDRGSSMTLTYAFSSVDMIDYISLPKIKTVFKRSFSKWASVIPVNFTEIDNYPLANIRIGFFKGNHGDGQPFDGVLGVLAHAFSPENGRFHLDKDETWAVDFEKVKSKAAVNLELVVTHEIGHILGLAHSSVKEAVMYPSLKSRSKKVNLKLDDVEGGQSLYGSNPNFKFSSLLDFENFYNKNN
- the LOC107946914 gene encoding metalloendoproteinase 1-MMP, with translation MLPLFGYCSFLSFVLLLLCFFPRFCSPARITPGQVTVITIDDQNATWYNFTRFKDAEKGCHISGMSELKKYFQRFGYLSIPNNQKDNFTDVFDAQFESAVILYQQKFGLPLTGKLDSETISTIMSPRCGVSDTELTIHAMKHFAYFYGRPRWDRGSSMTLTYAFSPTDMIDYISLPEIKTVFKRSFSRWASVIPVNFTEIDDYPSANIKIGFFKGDHGDGQPFDGVLGVLAHAFSPENGRFHLDEDETWAIDFEKVKSKKAIDLESVATHEIGHILGLAHSSIKEAVMYPSLKPRSKKVNLKLNDVEGVQVLYGSNPNFKYSSLLAYENSYNKAINLNQRSCSWTFSIVVVVFFILFMIT